A single Saccharolobus shibatae B12 DNA region contains:
- the csa5 gene encoding type I-A CRISPR-associated protein Csa5 — translation MAQQVKEEKEGIIGRVANLLAVGFLYSESPTLLDRFANALSKEAVTKVLYDVQRIVQMGIDRSEIVSTTTTIQGKEYPAVNVTSSEGKYTIVGYLPTNQDIEDFLRMIEEDVYYARKAGALAMSIANRIKLGTKREQGGGEEK, via the coding sequence ATGGCACAACAAGTAAAAGAAGAGAAGGAGGGCATCATAGGGAGGGTGGCTAATTTGTTGGCTGTAGGGTTCCTCTATAGCGAGTCTCCAACACTACTGGATAGATTCGCTAACGCCCTATCTAAAGAGGCTGTGACTAAGGTTCTATATGATGTCCAAAGGATTGTACAGATGGGTATTGATAGAAGTGAGATAGTGAGTACTACAACTACGATTCAAGGAAAGGAATACCCTGCTGTTAACGTAACTTCAAGTGAGGGGAAGTACACGATAGTGGGCTATCTACCAACTAACCAAGATATAGAAGATTTTCTTAGGATGATTGAGGAAGACGTATACTACGCTAGGAAGGCAGGTGCATTGGCCATGAGTATAGCGAATAGGATTAAGTTAGGTACTAAGAGGGAACAAGGTGGCGGTGAGGAGAAATGA
- the cas6 gene encoding CRISPR-associated endoribonuclease Cas6, giving the protein MPLIFKIGYNVIPLQDVILPTPSSKVLKYLIQSGKLLPSLKELITSRDKYKPIFISHLGFNQRRIFQTNGNLKTINKGSRLSSTIAFSTQANVLPEVTEGVFETVYGKFHIMIESVEIVEVEKLKEEVEKHMNDNIRVRFVSPTLLSSKVLLPPSLSERYKRVDAGYSTLPSVGLIVAYAYNVYCNLIGKKEVEVRAFKLGVLSNALSRIMGYDLHPVTVAIGEDSKGNLRKARGVMGWIEFDIPDQKLKRRALRYLLASAYLGIGRSRGIGFGEIRLEFRKLEEKEKR; this is encoded by the coding sequence GTGCCATTAATTTTTAAGATAGGATATAACGTTATCCCTCTACAAGACGTTATTTTGCCTACTCCATCATCTAAGGTGTTGAAATATTTAATACAAAGTGGAAAATTACTCCCTTCGTTAAAGGAGTTGATCACATCAAGGGACAAATACAAACCGATTTTTATATCCCATCTTGGTTTCAATCAGAGGAGGATTTTCCAGACTAACGGAAACTTGAAGACTATAAACAAGGGAAGCAGGCTTTCATCGACAATAGCATTTTCTACACAAGCTAACGTTTTGCCTGAGGTTACGGAGGGTGTCTTCGAAACTGTTTACGGTAAATTTCACATAATGATCGAGAGTGTGGAAATAGTGGAAGTTGAGAAGTTGAAGGAAGAAGTTGAAAAGCACATGAACGATAATATAAGAGTGAGGTTTGTTTCCCCCACATTACTTTCGTCTAAGGTTTTGCTTCCTCCCTCCCTTTCTGAAAGGTATAAGAGGGTTGATGCGGGTTACTCGACTTTGCCTTCTGTTGGATTAATTGTGGCTTATGCTTATAACGTATATTGTAACTTGATTGGGAAGAAGGAAGTTGAGGTCAGAGCATTCAAGCTTGGCGTTCTTTCCAATGCCTTATCTAGAATTATGGGGTATGATCTACACCCCGTTACCGTTGCCATTGGGGAGGATAGTAAGGGTAATTTGAGGAAGGCTAGGGGTGTTATGGGTTGGATTGAGTTCGATATTCCAGATCAAAAGTTAAAGAGGAGAGCCTTGAGGTATTTGTTAGCGTCTGCTTATTTGGGTATAGGAAGAAGTAGGGGTATTGGGTTTGGTGAGATCAGATTGGAGTTTAGGAAATTAGAGGAAAAAGAGAAGAGATAA
- a CDS encoding CRISPR-associated endonuclease Cas3'' codes for MIKPCAYEKQGLIDHAIGSYKVLGGKISESYYKIISRRLERYGIVLDLNVVKEIVKDVVVLHDMGKAGEYYQSQFDDNCNPLKSNSSFIYHELGSALFFYNDYEPIDFKKAEEIKSLLTLAVLNHLNAIRGISDYSLNKFPDKFDERMIKLNRYGSILLENLRGVISKSLKVRDYTFDDYHDMLYAFSKKNEKYLKLYNLFLAPIMLGDNLDSSLVRNNRSKTRFVRILEGELNGGSTL; via the coding sequence TTGATAAAGCCTTGCGCTTATGAGAAACAAGGTTTAATCGATCACGCCATTGGTTCTTATAAGGTTCTAGGAGGTAAAATAAGTGAGTCTTATTATAAGATTATCTCGAGGAGGTTGGAAAGATATGGAATAGTTCTTGATCTAAACGTTGTTAAGGAAATAGTTAAGGACGTTGTTGTCCTTCACGATATGGGAAAAGCCGGGGAGTATTATCAGAGTCAGTTTGACGATAATTGTAATCCCCTAAAGAGTAACTCTTCTTTCATATATCATGAACTTGGTTCGGCTCTATTTTTCTATAATGATTATGAACCTATTGACTTTAAGAAAGCTGAGGAGATTAAGTCTTTGTTAACTTTAGCTGTTCTAAATCACTTGAACGCAATTAGGGGGATATCTGATTATTCACTGAATAAGTTCCCAGATAAGTTTGATGAAAGGATGATAAAGCTTAATAGGTACGGGAGTATTTTGCTGGAAAACCTAAGAGGTGTGATTTCCAAGAGCTTAAAAGTTAGGGATTACACTTTTGATGACTATCACGATATGCTTTATGCGTTTTCTAAGAAGAATGAAAAATATTTAAAGTTGTATAATCTTTTTTTAGCCCCAATAATGTTGGGGGATAATTTAGATAGTAGTTTAGTTCGAAATAATAGAAGTAAAACCAGATTTGTCCGTATATTGGAGGGTGAGTTAAATGGAGGTTCCACTCTATAA
- the cas3 gene encoding CRISPR-associated helicase Cas3' yields MSSLVDFYNDFITRHGFEERKGIEDTLNNLENGHSVVLKAPTGYGKTTLTMILANAVSSDIDLGSRVIHVLPYRAIVQDLYLKLKNYADRGIIYTKSIGAQDMDYQDSPFFMKKVNVTTLDTFILNLFKLPTVDFKSIFKNYGSHYEFPRALIYSSIVIFDEFHLLGEDGKSLGAGLAALEVLRDAGVPIIVTSATIDKGLEGAIMDKLGKNAKVVNATDFKIDRKLYVNVLEKEEEGISIAEGKVKEGKRVLLVYNTRVWAIEAYKKLKGRGLSPILIHSKFSRKDRIDKVNKINDAKLVVSTQVIEAGIDTSFDVLITEASPSHNLIQRAGRVARYGKGGKGKLEGEVYVFPFSGKVYDEREVEETLERVRELKTIDENLLIERDYTDVIDSMLARDLSVIDNSVFVDSKRVKSLYEEICSITRNASIILGFPPNSNDVNDAIPLTEEEAIKIIESKGSSALVGNGNVKLYNRRCLQLEMLKNDILGVRIQDYNSEIGGVY; encoded by the coding sequence ATGTCGTCTTTAGTTGACTTCTATAACGATTTCATTACTCGTCACGGTTTTGAGGAGAGGAAGGGTATTGAGGATACTTTAAATAACTTGGAAAACGGGCATAGCGTTGTACTTAAGGCCCCCACTGGCTACGGTAAAACAACGTTAACTATGATCCTAGCTAATGCCGTTAGTAGCGATATTGACTTAGGTAGTAGGGTTATTCACGTATTGCCATATAGGGCTATTGTTCAGGATTTGTATCTAAAGTTGAAAAATTACGCTGATAGAGGGATAATTTACACTAAGAGTATTGGAGCTCAAGACATGGATTATCAAGATTCCCCTTTTTTTATGAAGAAAGTTAATGTTACGACTCTGGATACCTTCATTCTAAATTTGTTTAAACTACCTACTGTTGATTTTAAGTCAATTTTTAAAAATTACGGTTCTCATTATGAGTTCCCTAGGGCGTTAATATATAGTAGTATTGTAATATTTGATGAATTTCACTTATTGGGTGAGGATGGTAAAAGTTTAGGAGCTGGACTTGCCGCTTTAGAGGTTTTAAGGGATGCGGGTGTTCCAATAATAGTTACTTCCGCTACCATAGATAAGGGGTTGGAGGGGGCTATAATGGATAAGTTAGGTAAAAACGCGAAGGTTGTTAACGCGACTGATTTCAAAATCGATAGAAAGCTATACGTTAACGTATTAGAGAAGGAGGAAGAGGGCATTTCAATTGCTGAGGGAAAGGTAAAGGAAGGTAAGAGGGTTCTTCTAGTTTACAACACGAGAGTCTGGGCAATTGAAGCCTATAAGAAGTTAAAGGGAAGGGGATTATCTCCTATTCTCATTCACAGTAAGTTCAGTAGAAAGGATAGGATAGATAAAGTTAACAAGATAAACGATGCAAAGCTGGTAGTTTCAACTCAGGTTATAGAGGCCGGTATTGATACTTCTTTTGACGTTTTAATAACTGAAGCTTCTCCCTCTCATAATCTGATTCAAAGGGCCGGTAGGGTAGCGAGGTACGGTAAGGGAGGAAAAGGGAAGTTAGAGGGTGAGGTTTACGTTTTCCCATTTAGCGGAAAGGTCTATGATGAGAGGGAGGTTGAGGAGACCTTAGAAAGAGTAAGGGAACTGAAAACCATTGATGAGAACTTGCTCATTGAAAGGGATTACACTGATGTGATTGATTCAATGCTAGCAAGGGATCTATCTGTAATAGACAACTCCGTTTTCGTGGACTCGAAGAGGGTGAAGTCACTATACGAGGAGATTTGTTCCATAACTAGAAACGCCAGCATTATATTGGGGTTCCCACCAAACAGTAATGACGTCAATGACGCCATACCCTTAACTGAGGAGGAGGCAATTAAAATAATAGAGAGCAAGGGAAGTTCTGCTCTAGTGGGGAATGGTAATGTTAAATTGTATAACAGAAGATGCCTTCAACTGGAAATGTTGAAGAACGATATTTTAGGAGTTAGGATTCAAGATTATAATAGTGAAATAGGTGGTGTGTATTGA
- the cas7a gene encoding type I-A CRISPR-associated protein Cas7/Csa2 → MISGSVRFLINLESLNGVESIGNLTKHRTAPVVLKTSTGYLVRYVPVISGEALAHAYQASLVDIAKKEGLPVGNLSSQYEFIKFSTDESLKIEGIKEPKDYNDARRFEIEVMLKDIVADVGGFMYAGSAPVRRTSRIKLGYMIPALRGDEIPAQLEAQFHVRFSNKPVKGSQAIFNVEVSSALYTFSFELDEDLIAVPSTVGEKVEGEEELERQKARRIDAAIKALYSLLSGNFGGKRSRFLPSMKLMSLVVTKTDFPFIPEPGHDDNYIKTTVMRLEKAKGVLNGNVAKVYVINNEGIEVGEGATVLSSVEDLVIKLKE, encoded by the coding sequence ATGATAAGCGGTTCAGTTAGGTTTTTAATAAACCTAGAGTCGCTGAACGGTGTTGAGAGCATAGGGAACTTAACTAAGCACAGAACCGCTCCGGTTGTGTTGAAGACTTCAACTGGTTACCTAGTTAGGTACGTTCCAGTGATTTCCGGAGAAGCCTTAGCTCATGCCTATCAGGCAAGCCTAGTGGATATAGCTAAAAAGGAGGGATTGCCAGTGGGTAATTTATCATCTCAATACGAGTTCATAAAGTTCTCAACTGATGAGTCCTTAAAGATTGAAGGGATAAAGGAGCCTAAGGATTACAACGATGCTAGGAGGTTCGAGATAGAAGTAATGCTTAAGGACATTGTTGCTGATGTGGGAGGTTTCATGTACGCTGGAAGTGCTCCGGTGAGAAGGACATCAAGGATAAAGCTAGGTTATATGATACCGGCTTTAAGGGGAGACGAAATACCCGCACAATTAGAAGCGCAATTTCACGTTAGGTTTTCAAATAAGCCCGTTAAAGGTTCTCAAGCTATCTTCAACGTAGAAGTGTCCTCTGCCCTCTACACGTTTTCGTTTGAACTTGACGAAGATTTAATAGCAGTTCCATCTACTGTGGGGGAAAAGGTTGAAGGCGAAGAGGAGTTAGAGAGGCAAAAGGCTCGAAGGATTGATGCTGCAATTAAAGCCCTTTACTCTTTGCTATCGGGTAATTTCGGAGGGAAGAGGTCTAGGTTCTTGCCATCCATGAAGTTGATGTCTTTAGTAGTGACGAAGACTGATTTCCCATTCATACCGGAGCCTGGACATGACGATAATTACATTAAGACCACTGTTATGAGGTTAGAGAAGGCTAAAGGTGTGTTGAACGGAAATGTGGCTAAGGTCTATGTGATTAACAACGAGGGTATAGAAGTTGGTGAAGGGGCTACAGTACTGTCAAGTGTTGAGGACTTAGTAATTAAATTAAAGGAGTAG
- the cas5a gene encoding type I-A CRISPR-associated protein Cas5a translates to MIYSKVFLKLHWGFSVVKPSAAKAKPGFYLPPPTTLIGALSYGKFRGVDNANLGKVYGSPAYNFRNVMATARLESEGAYTEDIIRNVISYFQRKERRENPRYIYGVIPTGKVYMPNGRLVVVYVTDSMSKEELEKLSWSITRIGGKECLVSVENVEVGEAKRVSGRVKTRYYFRDTVKVVGKKEFLEYVTFWEENGYIWGKEGGSIRYILPITTYPLASKEVEVEAKEAYEVGGEYVVFS, encoded by the coding sequence TTGATCTACTCTAAGGTTTTTTTAAAACTTCATTGGGGGTTTTCCGTAGTTAAGCCCTCAGCTGCTAAGGCAAAGCCAGGGTTCTATTTACCACCTCCTACCACACTGATTGGGGCTTTATCTTACGGTAAATTTAGGGGAGTGGATAATGCTAATTTAGGTAAGGTTTACGGTAGTCCGGCGTATAATTTTAGGAACGTTATGGCTACTGCTCGATTGGAGTCTGAGGGAGCTTACACTGAGGACATTATCAGAAACGTTATATCGTATTTTCAACGTAAGGAGAGGAGGGAGAATCCGAGATACATTTACGGAGTAATCCCTACTGGTAAAGTGTATATGCCTAACGGACGGTTAGTTGTGGTCTACGTAACTGACTCCATGAGTAAGGAGGAGTTGGAAAAACTCAGCTGGAGTATAACTAGGATAGGAGGTAAGGAGTGCTTGGTAAGTGTGGAGAACGTTGAAGTCGGGGAGGCTAAGAGGGTTTCAGGTAGGGTTAAAACTAGATATTATTTCAGAGATACTGTAAAGGTAGTAGGTAAGAAGGAGTTTTTGGAATACGTTACTTTCTGGGAAGAGAACGGTTATATATGGGGAAAGGAGGGAGGCTCAATAAGGTACATTTTACCGATAACCACCTATCCCTTAGCTAGCAAGGAGGTTGAAGTTGAAGCTAAGGAAGCATATGAGGTTGGTGGGGAATATGTCGTCTTTAGTTGA
- the csa3 gene encoding CRISPR-associated CARF protein Csa3, protein MILVLTLGFDEKFQYRALMRQGKSIEKVIIVGGFEEEKAKKALVSLTNFLKTVNVPYEVVEVDPRDFENIVEKVGKVIINYAGKDFTVNLSGGMRLMILAVFSAFLLTGIDAIVEIETEDLTKVYYFKVSDVTFPSLSLTKDHLTILKAIKDGYSSANVISKSTEIPLTTTWRRLNELRKEKFIDESNKLTMKGELLLKIYGS, encoded by the coding sequence ATGATACTAGTCTTAACACTTGGCTTTGATGAGAAGTTTCAGTACCGCGCATTAATGAGGCAAGGTAAGAGTATTGAAAAAGTCATTATTGTTGGGGGTTTTGAGGAAGAGAAGGCTAAAAAAGCTTTGGTATCCCTCACCAATTTCCTGAAAACGGTTAACGTTCCTTATGAGGTTGTTGAAGTTGACCCTAGAGACTTTGAAAATATTGTGGAGAAAGTTGGAAAAGTTATTATAAATTATGCAGGGAAAGATTTCACGGTTAACTTGAGCGGAGGTATGAGACTAATGATTTTAGCAGTATTTTCTGCCTTTTTATTGACCGGAATAGACGCTATTGTTGAGATAGAGACTGAGGACTTAACTAAGGTTTACTATTTTAAGGTAAGCGATGTTACTTTTCCTTCCCTATCCTTAACTAAGGATCACTTGACAATATTAAAGGCTATTAAGGATGGTTATTCCTCTGCTAATGTAATAAGCAAGAGCACGGAAATTCCCTTAACTACCACTTGGAGGAGGTTGAACGAGTTGAGGAAGGAGAAATTTATTGATGAGTCCAATAAACTAACTATGAAGGGTGAGCTTTTGTTGAAAATTTACGGATCCTAA
- the csaX gene encoding type I-A CRISPR-associated protein CsaX has product MEVPLYNIFGDNYIIQVATEAENSTIYNNKVEIDDDELRNVLNLAYKIAKSNEDAAAERRSKAKKKKGEEGETSTSNVILPLSGNDKNPWTETLKCYNFPTTASLSNVFKNFSQVKECEEVSAPSFVKPEFYEFGRSPGMVERARRVKLEVEPHYLIIAAAGWVLTRLGKAKVSEGEYVGVNVFTPTRGILYSLIENVNGIVPGIKPETAFALWIARKVVSSVTNPNVNVVRIYTMSDAVGQNPTTINGGFSIDLTKLLEKRDLLSERLEIIARNALSISSNMRERYIVLANYIYEYLTGSKRLEDLLYFANRDLIMNLDSNDEKIRDLKLISAYVNGELIRGEG; this is encoded by the coding sequence ATGGAGGTTCCACTCTATAATATATTTGGAGATAATTACATAATTCAGGTGGCAACGGAAGCAGAGAATTCAACTATATATAATAATAAAGTGGAAATAGACGATGACGAATTAAGGAATGTACTGAACTTAGCTTATAAGATAGCTAAAAGTAATGAAGATGCGGCAGCGGAGAGGAGAAGTAAGGCGAAAAAGAAAAAGGGAGAAGAAGGGGAGACCTCTACGTCAAATGTAATTTTACCTTTAAGCGGAAATGACAAGAATCCTTGGACAGAGACGTTAAAGTGTTATAATTTTCCCACAACCGCTTCGCTATCTAATGTCTTTAAGAACTTCTCACAAGTGAAGGAGTGCGAAGAAGTAAGTGCGCCATCCTTTGTAAAGCCAGAATTTTACGAGTTTGGAAGATCACCGGGAATGGTGGAGAGGGCTAGAAGGGTGAAACTGGAGGTAGAGCCACACTACTTAATTATAGCTGCTGCTGGCTGGGTTTTAACTAGGCTAGGGAAGGCTAAGGTTAGTGAGGGTGAATACGTAGGAGTAAACGTGTTTACTCCGACGAGGGGTATTCTCTACAGTTTAATTGAAAACGTTAACGGAATTGTACCCGGCATAAAGCCTGAGACTGCCTTTGCACTCTGGATAGCTAGAAAGGTGGTAAGTAGTGTTACTAATCCCAACGTAAATGTGGTAAGAATTTATACCATGTCTGATGCTGTTGGGCAGAACCCAACCACAATAAATGGAGGCTTCTCCATAGACTTAACTAAATTACTGGAAAAGAGGGATCTATTGAGTGAAAGGTTAGAGATAATAGCTAGGAATGCGTTAAGTATAAGTAGTAATATGAGAGAAAGGTATATCGTTTTAGCTAATTACATTTATGAGTATTTAACGGGTTCTAAAAGGCTCGAGGATTTACTATATTTCGCCAATAGGGACTTAATTATGAACTTAGACTCCAATGATGAAAAGATTAGAGATCTGAAGTTGATTTCAGCATACGTTAACGGAGAGTTAATAAGGGGAGAAGGATAG